One Salminus brasiliensis chromosome 5, fSalBra1.hap2, whole genome shotgun sequence DNA segment encodes these proteins:
- the nlrc3 gene encoding NLR family CARD domain-containing protein 3, whose product MERNLQIPWQEDCYMDLKSTSPKSDSRKKMEDAGWLHRHQKSLQRFVTASVLVDVVNHMRKSEQLSAEGASAVQGRGSLEDKVHTLVEFLRLSDPQGSVLQTYLQNSHPDEYSLITLHDSVVQQHKDALLQRLKDGGESFTLKAASPDPTLLLVEGVSDLQQREHDLVQVSVNRGMGPLHGRPLGLDRLLAPLTRVSTAPRVMLTVGVAGSGKSRLVRQFVHLWNAGKIYPDLSLVIPVACWELSSLDRLSVERMLRMVMPYDNMDMILNSGVCKVLLVFDGLEEFRAPLDFSEAPATSDPRRELPVSDLITNIVRGNLLPGVMLWLLSRPGVGSKVPAGLVDRVTEVPPLSPTHIQDYLTNGLKTPQENSHTPSRPSTPHARDGHAPEDTSHQVWDHLSSQKPLLILCSVPGICRIVTPTLSRLVGSASEDVPLPRTLTEIYAHYCWPHLSSTDSSTGNIRKSLTTLGRLAFYNLLRRRHTFSEAELRTYSVDVPPPLGTLGHRVLQREQSWSSECISWRFVHTSVQEFLGALFYYTSSRRAMFDLFSESGVSWPRIGFPSHYRAALQKSSTATNGNLDLFMRFLSGMLSSATGALLGGAVGVGREEQVTQRTMATTLLQNTVAGSGGEPVSMRSVATVACLAELQQGEWLRSVEEDLLGCRLRGKLKGGVCAVLAYLLQVSDACAEETHFSNCLDSASLKRLLPQLLYCSKLRMENNEFKDDAMELLGSLLSAKDCHIQSLSLADSSISSKGIKPLSRALLVNRTLTALDLHGNNIGTKGAKILAEALRMNQIIVSINLQSNHIEDEGARALAEVLQSNRKLISLNVQKNSIGPDGIKRIAESLKKNQILQDFNVSSNHLGDLGTVALAQALVVNHTLSTLSLQSNSVSDRGMEALTKALRCNKGLTTLNLRENSIGVEGAKAIARALQENNTLRELDLTANLLHDEGVTAIAEAVKANRALRSLHLQWNFMKGGAAKALAQSLHSNTSIQLLDLQENALGDEGVVSLAGALKTNSALAVLYLQGVSAGQAGAVALAEALMVNQTLHTLDLRGNSIGMGGAKALSSALKTNRSLRSLNLQENSLEMDGAIFIATALRGNHQLTYINLQGNGIGESGAKVVSDAIRTNAMECVVDI is encoded by the exons ATGGAGAGGAACTTACAGATTCCTTGGCAGGAGGACTGCTATATGGATCTCAAATCCACCTCTCCAAAATCAGACAGTCGAAAGAAGATGGAAG ATGCTGGTTGGCTGCACAGGCACCAGAAATCGTTGCAGCGTTTTGTCACGGCCTCTGTGTTGGTGGACGTGGTCAACCACATGAGGAAGTCGGAGCAGCTGAGCGCAGAGGGTGCGAGTGCTGTTCAGGGCAGGGGGTCTTTGGAGGATAAAGTGCACACGTTGGTGGAGTTTCTGCGCCTCAGCGATCCACAGGGCTCTGTCCTCCAGACGTACCTGCAGAATTCTCACCCTGATGAGTACAGCCTCATCACTCTGCATG ATTCTGTTGTTCAACAGCACAAAGACGCTCTCCTCCAGAGACTCAAAGATGGCGGTGAAAGCTTCACCCTCAAAGCCGCCAGCCCTGACCCCACCCTGTTACTGGTAGAGGGTGTATCTGACCTGCAGCAGAGAGAGCACGATCTTGTTCAAGTATCTGTCAACAGGGGAATGGGACCTTTGCATGGCCGCCCACTGGGACTGGACAGGCTGCTCGCTCCCCTAACGAGGGTTAGCACCGCCCCTCGTGTGATGCTGACAGTGGGTGTGGCTGGCAGCGGGAAGAGCCGCCTGGTTCGCCAGTTTGTCCATCTGTGGAACGCAGGCAAGATATACCCAGATCTGAGCTTGGTGATTCCTGTTGCATGCTGGGAACTGAGCAGTTTGGATCGGCTGTCTGTTGAGCGAATGCTTCGGATGGTCATGCCGTACGATAACATGGATATGATTCTGAACAGTGGTGTGTGTAAAGTGCTGCTGGTCTTTGATGGGTTGGAGGAATTCCGTGCCCCACTGGACTTCTCAGAGGCGCCAGCAACCTCCGACCCTCGCCGAGAGCTTCCAGTGTCGGACCTCATCACCAACATTGTCAGGGGCAATCTGTTACCAGGGGTCATGCTCTGGCTTCTGTCAAGGCCAGGTGTGGGATCAAAAGTACCCGCAGGACTGGTGGACCGTGTGACGGAAGTCCCACCTTTATCGCCCACACACATCCAGGATTACCTCACAAACGGCCTCAAAACGCCACAGGAAAACTCTCACACGCCTTCTCGACCGTCCACACCACATGCTCGTGATGGACATGCACCAGAGGACACCTCGCACCAGGTGTGGGATCACCTGAGCTCGCAGAAACCTTTGCTCATCCTGTGCTCTGTACCTGGCATCTGCCGCATCGTCACACCGACACTGTCCCGCCTCGTAGGGTCAGCGTCAGAGGATGTGCCTCTTCCACGGACCCTGACAGAGATATACGCTCACTATTGTTGGCCACATCTTTCTTCCACAGACTCTTCCACTGGAAACATCCGGAAGTCACTAACTACTCTGGGCCGCCTGGCCTTCTACAACCTCCTAAGGCGGCGTCACACGTTTAGCGAGGCCGAGTTACGGACTTACAGCGTCGACGTGCCGCCACCTTTAGGGACTTTGGGGCACCGTGTCCTCCAGCGTGAGCAGAGCTGGTCATCAGAATGCATCTCATGGCGCTTTGTGCATACCTCAGTGCAGGAGTTTCTCGGTGCGCTTTTTTATTACACGTCCTCTCGGCGGGCGATGTTTGATCTGTTCTCTGAAAGCGGGGTCTCGTGGCCCCGCATAGGCTTCCCCAGCCATTACCGTGCTGccctgcagaaaagcagcacaGCCACCAATGGTAACCTGGACCTATTCATGCGCTTCCTCTCTGGAATGTTGTCTTCAGCGACAGGAGCACTGCTGGGTGGGGCTGTAGGCGTGGGCCGGGAGGAGCAGGTGACCCAGCGCACCATGGCCACGACCCTGCTCCAGAACACGGTAGCAGGTTCAGGGGGTGAGCCGGTTAGCATGCGCAGTGTTGCCACAGTGGCCTGTCTGGCTGAGCTCCAGCAGGGTGAGTGGCTGCGGTCTGTTGAGGAGGATCTGCTTGGCTGTAGGCTGCGGGGGAAGCTGAAGGGCGGCGTGTGTGCAGTGCTGGCATACCTGCTGCAGGTGTCGGACGCCTGTGCCGAAGAGACGCATTTCTCAAACTGCTTAGACTCCGCCTCCCTTAAAAGACTCCTCCCACAGCTTCTGTACTGCAGCAAGTTACG GATggaaaataatgaatttaaGGACGATGCAATGGAGCTTCTGGGGAGCTTACTGAGTGCCAAAGACTGCCACATTCAGTCCTTAAG TTTGGCAGATAGCTCCATTAGCAGCAAGGGGATCAAACCACTGAGCCGAGCCCTTTTGGTCAATCGCACGCTTACCGCACTGGA TCTCCATGGCAACAACATCGGCACCAAAGGAGCGAAGATACTGGCTGAGGCCCTGAGAATGAACCAGATCATTGTGTCAATCAA tctccAGAGTAACCATATTGAGGATGAGGGGGCTCGAGCTCTGGCCGAGGTGCTGCAGTCCAACCGGAAACTCATATCACTAAA TGTTCAAAAAAACAGCATTGGCCCAGACGGAATTAAGAGAATTGCAGAGTCCCTAAAAAAGAACCAGATTCTACAAGACTTCAA tgtatCGAGTAACCACTTGGGCGACCTTGGCACAGTAGCCCTGGCACAAGCTCTTGTGGTCAACCATACACTCAGCACtctcag TCTCCAGAGTAACTCAGTCAGTGACAGGGGCATGGAGGCCCTTACCAAGGCCCTGCGCTGCAACAAAGGCCTGACCACTCTGAA cctAAGGGAGAACTCTATAGGCGTTGAAGGTGCCAAGGCCATTGCCCGAGCCTTACAAGAGAACAACACACTCAGAGAACTTGA cctcACTGCTAATCTTCTCCATGACGAAGGAGTGACTGCCATCGCTGAGGCAGTAAAAGCCAACAGAGCACTCAGATCCTTACA cctcCAGTGGAACTTTATGAAGGGTGGTGCCGCTAAAGCTCTAGCTCAATCCCTCCACAGCAACACAAGCATCCAGCTCTTGGA tttgCAGGAAAATGCTCtgggtgatgaaggtgttgtcTCATTGGCTGGCGCTCTAAAGACCAACTCTGCTCTCGCAGTGCTCTA TCTTCAAGGTGTGTCTGCAGGCCAGGCCGGAGCTGTGGCGTTGGCTGAAGCTCTAATGGTCAATCaaactcttcacacactgga TCTTCGTGGCAACTCCATTGGAATGGGTGGGGCCAAGGCTCTCTCCAGCGCTCTGAAAACCAATAGGAGTTTGAGAAGTTTAAA CCTTCAGGAGAACTCTTtagagatggatggagccatctTCATTGCCACTGCACTACGAGGAAACCACCAACTCACGTACATTAA TCTCCAGGGCAATGGAATTGGCGAGTCAGGGGCAAAGGTTGTTTCGGACGCCATAAGAACAAATGCAATGGAATGTGTTGTGGACATATAA
- the cluap1 gene encoding clusterin-associated protein 1 homolog gives MSFRDLRSFTEMMRALGYPRLISMENFRAPNFPLVAEILIWLVKRYEPQTDIPSDVDTESDRVFFIKAVAQFMATKAHIKLNLKRLYQADGYAVIEMLKITSVLYNAMKTKENADGDHNLDENSSKFKFDLGSKIADLKAARQLGSEITAMGASLYDLLGHEEELRESRTAAIARPLEIAETERALRAAIKDVMENVQKTKEQLNNISSDEASLEAKIEKKKQELERNQKRLQTLQSVRPAFMEEYEKIEEELQKQYETYVEKFRNLSFLEQQLEDHHRVEQERFEETENSIRMMQNKLREEDRKLMKSGVQEEDSDMDIPEDEGSDSDIEEGRPPKPYPARHTQLTGRIGGRIIGNMQGGDSDESEDSEIDVDDDDEDDDEDEVANEDLDEDNDSLDGSTANPSRPGRSLHPQILEESDNDF, from the exons ATGTCTTTCAGAGATCTGAGAA GTTTTACAGAAATGATGCGGGCACTGGGATACCCTCGACTCATCTCAATGGAGAACTTCAGGGCCCCAAATTTTCCTTTAGTGGCAGAGATACTCATCTGGCTCGTCAAGAG GTACGAGCCACAGACGGACATCCCCAGCGATGTGGACACAGAGTCGGACAGAGTGTTCTTCATCAAAGCTGTGGCTCAATTCATG GCCACAAAGGCACACATTAAGCTGAACCTCAAGCGCTTGTATCAGGCGGATGGTTACGCAGTGATAGAGATGCTGAAGATCACCAGCGTCCTCTACAACGCCATGAAAACCAAAGAGAACGCAGATGGCGACCATAACCTCGATGAAAACAGCAGCAAGTTCAAATTTGACCTAGGCTCAAAG ATTGCAGATCTGAAAGCTGCACGCCAGCTTGGCTCTGAGATCACGGCAATGGGGGCCTCTCTGTATGATCTGCTGGGGCACGAAGAGGAACTAAGAgaaagcaggacagcagccaTTGCACGGCCACTGGAGattgcagagacagagagagctctCAGAGCAGCTATTAAAGATGTGATG GAGAATGTCCAGAAGACTAAGGAGCAGTTGAACAACATATCATCTGATGAGGCCAGCCTAGAGGCCAAAATCGAGAAGAAAAAACAAGAGCTGGAGAGAAATCAGAAACGCTTACAAACACTGCAGAGCGTCCG TCCGGCGTTCATGGAGGAGTACGAGAAGAttgaggaggagctgcagaAGCAATACGAAACATACGTGGAGAAATTTCGCAACCTCTCCTTCCTGGAGCAGCAGCtggaggaccaccacagagtgGAGCAAGAGCGGTTCGAG GAAACTGAAAATTCCATAAGAATGATGCAAAACAAGCTACGTGAGGAGGACAGGAAGCTCATGAAGAGTGGAG TGCAAGAGGAAGACTCTGATATGGATATCCCAGAAGATGAAGGCTCAGACAGCGATATAGAGGAAGGACGACCACCCAAACCATACCCAGCACGCCATACTCAGCTGACAG GTCGAATAGGTGGGCGAATCATCGGCAACATGCAGGGCGGTGACAGTGACGAG TCGGAAGACAGCGAGATTGATGTTGACGATGACGATGAGGATGACGATGAGGACGAGGTGGCGAACGAGGACCTGGATGAAGATAACGACAGTCTGGATGGCTCCACCGCCAACCCCAGCCGCCCAGGTCGATCTTTGCACCCCCAGATACTGGAGGAGAGTGACAATGACTTCTAA